A portion of the Anabas testudineus chromosome 22, fAnaTes1.2, whole genome shotgun sequence genome contains these proteins:
- the orc3 gene encoding origin recognition complex subunit 3 isoform X1 — protein sequence MSTSSVSKGCFVFKPSAKKRKTLSPKDYFSDGCEGAENSDVRFKLCQDLWDKIKTDTEVLQDELNRKILDSLLDFTRKCSSTRQHSDWALQMRASEIPTAALVLGVNVPDHDMTFQSLSELLQQSVTPHVASVQAKECGALKHLMKRVLERLMDTVVAVDDDEEEAAEQTNGQVHKSVHCSLNTLCDWYNTVTKKSNSGTPGKKRSSPVKDEQQQPPVVVIFKDLEAFNPRVLQDFILICSRYIDRLPLMFIFGIATSPSTIQHMLPHSVSSLLCIELFQSLSCTQHLATVIDKLILTNDFPFKLNSKVMQVLISIFLYHDFSVRNFIKGVQLALLEHFHSQPLSVLCCKKKDAQLNVMQLSHRNLERIKQLPSFKRYIEKQEPQEQASLLNDDTHLKEVCKKLIKDLHKYHKNYYPILSCLHTLTSSLPRYPLGKQIRELHLTCLEKNVWENEDYQSAMKLLKMLAKDELITLLQRCAEILQPVKSKKIKEALVHLEELLAKLKQLDTAAAAETSPTVEETITSPMKNLQKKTDLFQLQKTLLEMNESRRSKKLSPFEVLRNEALDFIDDLVKKHLSPPESHTLNEVCYYSSSATVRRHLNATPRTCIQAALSSPYYYLQNENLKTEDGSVSNAAPDICIAYKLHLECGRLINLCDWLEAYSTVVSAAEGNDPDSDNFGKVDDVKHARFIRAVSELEFLGFIKSTKQKTDHVARLTWGGC from the exons ATGTCGACTTCTTCTGTATCAAAG ggctgctttgttttcaagCCAAGTGCTAAGAAGAGAAAGACGCTGAGTCCGA AGGATTATTTCTCTGATGGTTGTGAAGGGGCTGAAAACAGTGACGTACGATTCAAACTGTGTCAGGATCTAtgggacaaaataaaaacagacacagag GTATTACAGGATGAACTCAACAGGAAAATCCTGGACAGCTTGCTGGACTTCACTAGGAAGTGCTCTTCCACTCGTCAGCACAGTGACTGGGCATTACAGATGAGGGCCAGTGAGATTCCCACAGCAGCCCTTGTGCTTG GTGTGAATGTCCCAGATCATGACATGACCTTCCAGAGTCTCTCTGAGCTGCTCCAGCAGTCTGTCACTCCTCACGTGGCCTCTGTGCAGGCCAAAGAGTGTGGAG CATTGAAGCATTTGATGAAGAGAGTTCTGGAGAGGTTGATGGATACAGTTGTGGCTGTGGATGACGATGAAGAGGAGGCAGCTGAGCAGACCAATGGTCAGGTCCACAAGAGCGTGCACTGCTCCCTAAATACACTCTGTGATTGGTACAACACAGTAACAAAG AAATCCAACTCTGGTACTCCTGGAAAAAAGCGAAGTTCTCCTGTCAaagatgagcagcagcagcctcctgtTGTAGTTATTTTCAAAGATTTAGAGGCTTTCAACCCAAGAGTTCTCCAAGACTTCATACTCATCTGCAG TCGGTACATTGACCGTCTCCCACTGATGTTCATCTTTGGTATTGCCACTTCACCCAGCACCATCCAACACATGCTGCCTCACTCTgtgtcctctctgctctgtataGAGCTCTTCCAGTCCCTTTCCTGCACACAACATCTGGCCACAGTCATAGACAAG TTGATCCTGACAAATGACTTCCCTTTTAAGCTCAACAGTAAAGTGATGCAGGTGTTGATCAGCATCTTTCTCTACCACGATTTCTCAGTGAGAAACTTCATCAAAGGCGTGCAG CTCGCTCTGCTTGAGCACTTTCACTCCCAGCCTCTTAGTGTACTGTGTTGTAAAAAGAAGGACGCACAGCTTAACGTGATGCAGCTTAGTCACCGCAACTTGGAGAGGATCAAACAACTGCCGTCATTCAAGAG GTATATAGAGAAACAGGAACCTCAGGAACAGGCCAGTCTGTTGAATGATGACACTCATTTAAAG GAGGTGTGTAAGAAACTGATAAAGGACCTTCACAAATACCACAAAAACTACTATCCTATTCTGAGTTGCCTCCACACTCTCACCTCATCATTGCCTCGATACCCCCTTGGAAAACAG ATTAGGGAACTCCATTTAACGTGCCTTGAGAAGAATGTATGGGAGAATGAGGATTACCAGTCAGCCATGAAGCTTCTGAA GATGCTGGCGAAAGATGAGCTGATCACTTTACTCCAGAGGTGTGCAGAGATTCTGCAGCCTGTCAAGTCGAAGAAGATTAAGGAGGCTCTTGTCCACCTGGAGGAGCTGCTCGCCAAACTTAAGCAGCTGGATA cagcagctgcagctgaaacgTCTCCCACTGTGGAAGAGACCATCACCTCTCCCATGAAAAATCTTCAAAAGAAAACCGATCTCTTCCAGCTGCAGAAG ACACTGTTAGAGATGAACGAGTCTCGAAGATCCAAGAAACTGAGTCCATTTGAGGTTCTGCGAAATGAAGCCCTTGACTTTATCGATGACTTAGTGAA GAAACACTTGTCTCCCCCAGAGTCTCACACACTGAATGAAGTCTGTTACTACAGTTCGTCTGCCACAGTGAGACGTCATCTCAACGCCACACCTCGCACCTGCATTCAGGCCGCTCTCAGCAGTCCCTACTATTATCTTCAG AATGAAAACCTGAAGACAGAAGATGGGTCGGTCTCTAATGCTGCTCCTGATATCTGCATCGCATATAAGCTCCATCTGGAGTGTGGGAGGCTGATTAACCTCTGTGACTGGCTGGAA GCTTATTCTACTGTGGTTTCTGCAGCTGAGGGTAACGATCCAGACTCTGACAATTTTGGGAAAGTGGATGACGTCAAACA CGCGCGTTTCATCCGAGCTGTGTCAGAGCTTGAATTTCTGGGCTTTATCAAGTCCACAAAGCAGAAGACAGACCACGTGGCTCGACTCACCTGGGGAGGCTGCTGA
- the orc3 gene encoding origin recognition complex subunit 3 isoform X2 — MSTSSVSKGCFVFKPSAKKRKTLSPKDYFSDGCEGAENSDVRFKLCQDLWDKIKTDTEVLQDELNRKILDSLLDFTRKCSSTRQHSDWALQMRASEIPTAALVLGVNVPDHDMTFQSLSELLQQSVTPHVASVQAKECGALKHLMKRVLERLMDTVVAVDDDEEEAAEQTNGQVHKSVHCSLNTLCDWYNTVTKKSNSGTPGKKRSSPVKDEQQQPPVVVIFKDLEAFNPRVLQDFILICSRYIDRLPLMFIFGIATSPSTIQHMLPHSVSSLLCIELFQSLSCTQHLATVIDKLILTNDFPFKLNSKVMQVLISIFLYHDFSVRNFIKGVQLALLEHFHSQPLSVLCCKKKDAQLNVMQLSHRNLERIKQLPSFKRYIEKQEPQEQASLLNDDTHLKEVCKKLIKDLHKYHKNYYPILSCLHTLTSSLPRYPLGKQIRELHLTCLEKNVWENEDYQSAMKLLKMLAKDELITLLQRCAEILQPVKSKKIKEALVHLEELLAKLKQLDTAAAETSPTVEETITSPMKNLQKKTDLFQLQKTLLEMNESRRSKKLSPFEVLRNEALDFIDDLVKKHLSPPESHTLNEVCYYSSSATVRRHLNATPRTCIQAALSSPYYYLQNENLKTEDGSVSNAAPDICIAYKLHLECGRLINLCDWLEAYSTVVSAAEGNDPDSDNFGKVDDVKHARFIRAVSELEFLGFIKSTKQKTDHVARLTWGGC; from the exons ATGTCGACTTCTTCTGTATCAAAG ggctgctttgttttcaagCCAAGTGCTAAGAAGAGAAAGACGCTGAGTCCGA AGGATTATTTCTCTGATGGTTGTGAAGGGGCTGAAAACAGTGACGTACGATTCAAACTGTGTCAGGATCTAtgggacaaaataaaaacagacacagag GTATTACAGGATGAACTCAACAGGAAAATCCTGGACAGCTTGCTGGACTTCACTAGGAAGTGCTCTTCCACTCGTCAGCACAGTGACTGGGCATTACAGATGAGGGCCAGTGAGATTCCCACAGCAGCCCTTGTGCTTG GTGTGAATGTCCCAGATCATGACATGACCTTCCAGAGTCTCTCTGAGCTGCTCCAGCAGTCTGTCACTCCTCACGTGGCCTCTGTGCAGGCCAAAGAGTGTGGAG CATTGAAGCATTTGATGAAGAGAGTTCTGGAGAGGTTGATGGATACAGTTGTGGCTGTGGATGACGATGAAGAGGAGGCAGCTGAGCAGACCAATGGTCAGGTCCACAAGAGCGTGCACTGCTCCCTAAATACACTCTGTGATTGGTACAACACAGTAACAAAG AAATCCAACTCTGGTACTCCTGGAAAAAAGCGAAGTTCTCCTGTCAaagatgagcagcagcagcctcctgtTGTAGTTATTTTCAAAGATTTAGAGGCTTTCAACCCAAGAGTTCTCCAAGACTTCATACTCATCTGCAG TCGGTACATTGACCGTCTCCCACTGATGTTCATCTTTGGTATTGCCACTTCACCCAGCACCATCCAACACATGCTGCCTCACTCTgtgtcctctctgctctgtataGAGCTCTTCCAGTCCCTTTCCTGCACACAACATCTGGCCACAGTCATAGACAAG TTGATCCTGACAAATGACTTCCCTTTTAAGCTCAACAGTAAAGTGATGCAGGTGTTGATCAGCATCTTTCTCTACCACGATTTCTCAGTGAGAAACTTCATCAAAGGCGTGCAG CTCGCTCTGCTTGAGCACTTTCACTCCCAGCCTCTTAGTGTACTGTGTTGTAAAAAGAAGGACGCACAGCTTAACGTGATGCAGCTTAGTCACCGCAACTTGGAGAGGATCAAACAACTGCCGTCATTCAAGAG GTATATAGAGAAACAGGAACCTCAGGAACAGGCCAGTCTGTTGAATGATGACACTCATTTAAAG GAGGTGTGTAAGAAACTGATAAAGGACCTTCACAAATACCACAAAAACTACTATCCTATTCTGAGTTGCCTCCACACTCTCACCTCATCATTGCCTCGATACCCCCTTGGAAAACAG ATTAGGGAACTCCATTTAACGTGCCTTGAGAAGAATGTATGGGAGAATGAGGATTACCAGTCAGCCATGAAGCTTCTGAA GATGCTGGCGAAAGATGAGCTGATCACTTTACTCCAGAGGTGTGCAGAGATTCTGCAGCCTGTCAAGTCGAAGAAGATTAAGGAGGCTCTTGTCCACCTGGAGGAGCTGCTCGCCAAACTTAAGCAGCTGGATA cagctgcagctgaaacgTCTCCCACTGTGGAAGAGACCATCACCTCTCCCATGAAAAATCTTCAAAAGAAAACCGATCTCTTCCAGCTGCAGAAG ACACTGTTAGAGATGAACGAGTCTCGAAGATCCAAGAAACTGAGTCCATTTGAGGTTCTGCGAAATGAAGCCCTTGACTTTATCGATGACTTAGTGAA GAAACACTTGTCTCCCCCAGAGTCTCACACACTGAATGAAGTCTGTTACTACAGTTCGTCTGCCACAGTGAGACGTCATCTCAACGCCACACCTCGCACCTGCATTCAGGCCGCTCTCAGCAGTCCCTACTATTATCTTCAG AATGAAAACCTGAAGACAGAAGATGGGTCGGTCTCTAATGCTGCTCCTGATATCTGCATCGCATATAAGCTCCATCTGGAGTGTGGGAGGCTGATTAACCTCTGTGACTGGCTGGAA GCTTATTCTACTGTGGTTTCTGCAGCTGAGGGTAACGATCCAGACTCTGACAATTTTGGGAAAGTGGATGACGTCAAACA CGCGCGTTTCATCCGAGCTGTGTCAGAGCTTGAATTTCTGGGCTTTATCAAGTCCACAAAGCAGAAGACAGACCACGTGGCTCGACTCACCTGGGGAGGCTGCTGA